Proteins encoded within one genomic window of Procambarus clarkii isolate CNS0578487 chromosome 31, FALCON_Pclarkii_2.0, whole genome shotgun sequence:
- the LOC123751004 gene encoding nascent polypeptide-associated complex subunit alpha, muscle-specific form isoform X7, which translates to MSTYLGTCVVEVVVNVVRVAAVAGSAKLTSSVAHGRTIIMNGSARNLSVLRMAFLIVGMVARTEAGSVLQGPDSPSAVPPAGPHTPSAVPPAGPDSPSAVPPAGPDSPSAVPPAGPHTPSAVPPAGPDSLSAVPPAGPDSPSAVPPAGPDSPSAVPPAGPDSPSAVPPAGPDSPSAVPPAGPHTPSAVPPAGPHTPSAVPPAGPDSPSAVPPAGPDSLSAVPPAGPDSLSAVPPAGPDSLSAVPPAGPDSLSAVPPAGPDSLSAVPPAGPDSLSAVPPAGPDSPSAVPPAGPDSPSAVPPAGPHTPSAVPPAGPDSPSAVPPAGPDSPSAVPPAGPDSPSAVPPAGPDSPSAVPPAGPHTPSAVPPAGPDSPSAVPPAGPDSPSAVPPAGPDSPSAVPPAGPDSPSAVPPAGPDSPSAVPPAGPDSLSAVPPAGPDTPSARHHNSLPLINTRVEEDLTHGESVDESLIPRVLVVGVEDHRGDVDDVTSSEEDTSVRKTLGTVAGTRPWPNATVPYQLVGKRIVQRRVKAVMADLESKTCLRFMARSEEKPYLLVNVGRGNCWTSSIGYPREKVTINLGLGCRHRARITHELLHALGFLHEHSRPDRDHYVAVNWDNIMKGEASQGSSRRDARQASATIGTKRNFVISRKYSTLEVPYDYGSIMHYGDYAYAVNRSQPTLVRKQGGPGRMGGTHLTHLDILRINTFYRCHLSPPPSS; encoded by the exons TTGTGGTTAATGTGGTGCGCGTGGCTGCTGTGGCGGGGAGCGCGAAGTTGACCAGCTCTGTGGCTCACGGGAGAACCATCATTATGAACGGCTCGGCAAGGAACTTGTCCGTTTTGAGAATGGCGTTCCTTATTGTTGGGATGGTGGCGCGAACTGAAGCAGGGAGCGTCTTGCAAG gaccagactctcccagcgctgtcccaccagcaggaccccacactcccagcgctgtcccaccagcaggaccagactctcccagcgctgtcccaccagcaggaccagactctcccagcgctgtcccaccagcaggaccccacactcccagcgctgtcccaccagcaggaccagactctctcagcgctgtcccaccagcaggaccagactctcccagcgctgtcccaccagcaggaccagactctcccagcgctgtcccaccagcaggaccagactctcccagcgctgtcccaccagcaggaccagactctcccagcgctgtcccaccagcaggaccccacactcccagcgctgtcccaccagcaggaccccacactcccagcgctgtcccaccagcaggaccagactctcccagcgctgtcccaccagcaggaccagactctctcagcgctgtcccaccagcaggaccagactctctcagcgctgtcccaccagcaggaccagactctctcagcgctgtcccaccagcaggaccagactctctcagcgctgtcccaccagcaggaccagactctctcagcgctgtcccaccagcaggaccagactctctcagcgctgtcccaccagcaggaccagactctcccagcgctgtcccaccagcaggaccagactctcccagcgctgtcccaccagcaggaccccacactcccagcgctgtcccaccagcaggaccagactctcccagcgctgtcccaccagcaggaccagactctcccagcgctgtcccaccagcaggaccagactctcccagcgctgtcccaccagcaggaccagactctcccagcgctgtcccaccagcaggaccccacactcccagcgctgtcccaccagcaggaccagactctcccagcgctgtcccaccagcaggaccagactctcccagcgctgtcccaccagcaggaccagactctcccagcgctgtcccaccagcaggaccagactctcccagcgctgtcccaccagcaggaccagactctcccagcgctgtcccaccagcaggaccagactctctcagcgctgtcccaccagcaggaccagacactcCCAGCGCTCGCCACCATAACTCTCTCCCCCTGATAAACACCCGAGTGGAGGAGGACCTTACCCATGGAGAGAGTGTGGACGAGAGCCTCATCCctcgggtgctggtggtgggggtcgAGGACCACCGGGGGGACGTGGATGACGTGACTTCCTCTGAGGAAGACACGAGCGTCCGGAAGACACTAGGGACGGTGGCAGGGACGCGCCCCTGGCCTAATGCCACCGTCCCTTACCAACTCGTCGGCAAGAGAATCGTCC AGCGGCGTGTGAAGGCGGTGatggctgacctggagagcaaaaCCTGTCTGAGGTTTatg GCCCGGAGCGAGGAGAAGCCATATCTCTTGGTCAACGTGGGTCGAGGTAACTGCTGGACCTCCTCCATAGGATACCCGCGTGAAAAG GTGACCATCAACCTGGGCCTGGGCTGCCGGCACCGGGCGCGCATCACCCACGAGCTGCTGCACGCCCTGGGCTTCCTGCACGAACACTCCCGCCCCGACAGGGACCACTACGTCGCTGTCAACTGGGACAACATCATGAAAGGTGAGGCGTCCCAGGGAAGCTCCAGGAGGGACGCGAGGCAAGCAAGTGCCACAATAG GTACAAAACGTAATTTCGTGATCAGCCGGAAATATTCGACTCTGGAAGTTCCTTATGATTATGGGTCTATCATGCACTATGGAGACTACGCTTATGCTGTG